Within the Terriglobales bacterium genome, the region GCAATCGCATCGACTTTGTGCCTACCGCCGCCGATTCGGTTACCCACAGTTTTTTGCGTCTCGCACGCATATCCACCCTGTTGGAGGGACGGCAGAATCATCCGTTCTAGAACGTGCCCTGTTCGGGTATCACGCGGCGTCATATCAGTGAAGGGGAGGGGGTTGAGAAACGATCCGCAGACGAAGCCCTTCGGTCGTCAGGCTGGACCGCGCCTAAGTCCAATTCACTGCGCAATCTCTTGAGGGCGACATCTATCCACTTCCGATCTATCTCGATTCCCCGAAATCTTCTCCGCAGTCTGAATGCTGCCACAGCGGTCGTGCCACTACCCATGAAAGGATCCAGTACGACGTCTCCCTCATGCGAGGAGGCTAGGATGATTCTCTCAAGAAGCTGTAGTGGCTTTTGTGTGGGATGTTTTCCGTAGATCTTCTCTGACCGCTCTGGCGCCGCTATTTGCCAGACACTTTTCATCTGCTTGCCGCCAGCCAGTTCCTTCATGAGTTTGTAGTTGAAGACATGCTTGGACTTGCGGTTTTTCGAGGCCCAGATAATGGTTTCGGTCGCGTGAGTAAAATACCGGCACGAAAGGTTGGGCGGCGGATTCGGTTTTACCCAAGAAATGTCGTTCAAGA harbors:
- a CDS encoding site-specific DNA-methyltransferase — encoded protein: MSTVNRVRPDDQLSAGTVTPRLPEPIHYDTKHSIKVFQGDALELLAAIPNDSVDLIFADPPYFLSNGGISCHAGRMVSVNKGSWDRSRGPDGNHEFNLRWLGQCQRILKKNGSIWVSGTSHVIHSIGFAMQQLGYKLLNDISWVKPNPPPNLSCRYFTHATETIIWASKNRKSKHVFNYKLMKELAGGKQMKSVWQIAAPERSEKIYGKHPTQKPLQLLERIILASSHEGDVVLDPFMGSGTTAVAAFRLRRRFRGIEIDRKWIDVALKRLRSELDLGAVQPDDRRASSADRFSTPSPSLI